The genomic DNA GAACCTTGGACCAAGAGTCTCACACTCCGGTTTGGAATATGCCGCGCATCTGTTGAAGTGTTGGACATGAAGTGTTGAATATCTTTTGTTGAAGTGTTCCTTTGCCAATTGCCATTCAATGCTGGGCCTCTCTAGGCCTAAACAGTGCTTTAAACATATAGAACCTTTTCTAAGTACGCCCTCTGTCCTGAAATGTAAGTCATTCTGGCATTTTACCAGATTCATTGAATATTATCTGAATCTAAACAAACTGTATGTCCAGATTCATTGAATATTTTATGAATCTGGACACAGTAAAACACTCCCAGGATGACTTACATTTCAGAACGGAGAAAGTATACTGGAAGACTTCAGATCAAAGGCTGCAAGTTCCTTTTTTTATGGATATTACCATCCTGATGAGCTGGAGGATATGGGGATCACGTAATGCCCTGATTTTAGAATCAGAGGTTCAAAACATTCGTAGTGTTCAAGAGAGTTGTAAATTCTATTTTTTTCAGTAATTTATAGGGCTAAATCAAACATGTTCGGGCCATAAAAGTTTGGCTAGAAACTATTGTACTCTAGTACTCTTTTGTAACTTTGTTTATATATAATTAATATATATCCAGTAGGAGACCTCCACCGCctgtttcattaaaaaaaaagaagaagactaCTAGTAAGACTCGCTAGTAGATATTAAAGAGGCCATCTATACGGCGGCTGTACCATGAAACTAGTGAGATATTACTCTTCTTTGAGATAAATTAGTGCTTATAGAAAGAGTCCAAATTATTTGTTTGTTAATTTCTTTGTGATAGAACAACCTGCTTACCGGGCTTCGAGACTAGATCGGTGCTCGTatttttggtaattttttttatgCATGATATGTGACGACGACAACCTCTCGATCTAGTTTGGATTAAGAATTCTAAAATTTGCAATTACCACTATATGTTTAACAACGTTTAGTGTACATAGATACATAAAAAGTTTAACGGCCAATGCGGATTTGAGTTAACTAATTTTGTTACATATACACACATAGATACATGAGTATTTGCATGACAAAAAACTGAAGAAGATTAACGAGGTAGTACCACacactgcaaaaaaaaaaaaggaggtaGCACCACATATAAACCTACTTATTACTACATAATAACTAAGACTAAACAGGCACCTCATGTACGCACTCGGCCGCAGCAACTGCTGCAGCGTCCAGTTGCGGCTCATGTTCTTCTATTTCTCCGGTGATCTGCTCTAGCGCCATCCCCTTGGACTCTGGCAAGAGGAGGGTGAAGACAAGTCCGACAAGGTTGCATCCAACAAGCACGAACAGAATGGTTCTGATTTGTTTCTCGGGGCTGACTTGTTTCTCCGCGGGCAGGACCAGGCCGAAGCCAAACACACCGATGATGGCGCCGACCTTCCCAAACGCCCCGGATATGCCGTGGCACGTCGAGCGTAGCCGGGCAGGGAAGATTTCTGCCGCAATGATAAAAGTGGTGGTGTTGGGACCGAAGTTGGCGAAGAAGGTGGTCATGCCATACATGACAGCAAAGCCACTCTTGTGTTCAGTCCAGTACTTATAAGGACCAGCGAGACAGACTATGAAGACGGACATCATGGTGAACCCGAGCAGTTGAATCCTGACACGGCCGATGCGGTCCACAAATGCGACAGTGAAGAAGTAACCTGGCAGTGTTCCGCAGAGCGCGATCACCGTGTGCAGCGCGGTTACATTGGTCATCCGCATGAACGGGTTGTCTCCGTCCCGAATTCTGATCAGCCCTACGTTGGTGAAGATCTCCTTCATGAACAGGTTCAGCGAGTAGAAGGTGATGTCGAGAGCGAGCCAGCACACGCTGGTGCCGAGGAGGTGGATGCCATGGCGGCGGGCGAACTCCGCCGAAAATAGACCGTACTGGCCCTGTCGCGCGAGCTGGTTGACACCTTCCTCCTCTGGGACAATCTCCATGTTGAGGACGGACGACATGTCAGAGGCTGCCTTCTTGGCGTCCTTGGCCACGAGGGCGGTGTATCGTGCCGTCTCGGGCATCTTCATGCGCCAGTAGTAGGTGAGGGTAGCCGGAACGGCGCCGAACATGAGGACGATTCGCCAGACGAAGTCGGCGTGGGATGTACGACTGTTCACAAAGGCGGCTGACACCACCATCCCAACGATTCCGGCTGCAAGATTGCCAAAACCCTGGGAATTTCATCCATCATATATTCCAACTATTATTCCCAGCTTTCATTCAGAAGCAAATTATGAATCAGCCATAGTGCTCACCTGCATGGCGAAAACAGCGGCGATGAAGGCGCCGCGTCTCCTCTGGTTGGCGTACTCCGACATGATGGTCGCCGAGAGCGGGTAGTCGCCACCGATGCCGAAGCCAAGCCAGAAACGGAAGAAGCAGAGCACGATGACCACATTCTTCCTGTCGGGCTTGCCGAAGGAGAGGCCGGATGCGAGAGACATGACCACCATGAGGACGAGCGTGACGCCGTAGATGCGCTTGCGGCCCATCTTGTCGCCGAGCCAGCCGAAGACGAGCTGTCCCGGGACGGCGCCGCACAGGGCGATGCCGTTGATGACCACGGAAATGATGGGAGGAGTATCTCGCTGGTAGTACTTGTTGCCGATGAGGTCGGTGACGAGGGATATGGCGAAGAAGTCGTAGGCGTCAGTGAAGAAGCCCATGCCGGCGATGACGATCGCCATGTAGTGGTAGAGCTGTGTCCGGGCCACATCCAGAGCGTTCAGCACTCTCAGCTGACCGCGAGCCATTGGTCGTCTCTCGATCGAAGAGCTGAATACTCAGCTTCTTCCTCACCTTTTTTCTCCAAGGCTCCGGCAGGAAAATATATACACTTGCGGGCCAGGAAGCAGTTGCTTTCAGTCGTTTGCCGTTGATCCGGGATGTCTCCTATAGGAGATATTTGCAAATAATTGGATCATTCAGTTAACCTTATGTTTGTGTCCAATTCGTATAGACGTAATTCAATTTTGCAGCAACTGTATTTTGACAAGCACTTATATGGAAGAATGGTCGGTATAACTACAACAACAAATTAGTAGTGCATTTATTTCATATTGTAGATCTTAATACATTTCTTTTGTAAACTTGGTCACATTTAAAGGATTGAATTTTAACTTAAGGAATTAAACAAAAACATCTTATAATAATTTGGAATCTCTTGTTATTGGCGTGCTTAGCATACCCGAAAATTCTGGTATCATAGAATTATCTAAGCTGGAAATTACGTCAGTGACTCTTCTTGCACGGAAACTGGTAGGAAATTTCTGCTTGTCTTCATCGTTGCAGTCCTGGACGGCAGGAGCAATAAACAAGCAATGATACCTGGTTGAGTCCAGCAAatgattcattttttttcttttccctatATCTCAGCAGAACAGATTAGTGGTATCTAGTTAGGGTGCATCAGGTACGTACCGGACGACAAGTTGACATTGTACGCGGATGGTGTAATATCCCCGGAATCAGATATAGATACTGTCACAGCCCAAACAAAAAgagaaataatttttttcccTCGCCGGGCCCGCCCGTcagcctccccttccctccctcctccctgctcTGTTCGGCACCGCACCGCACGCGTCGTCCCGCCGCCGACCAACCCCGGGacacgtgccggccatcctcaGCAGCCGTGCCGCGCACGTCCTCCGCTCGCCCTTATCCTCCACGACGACGCCGCGGCCTTATCCTCTACGCCCCCCTCTCGAACCCTAGCCCTTTCCCATCCTCCATTACCGCCGCCCCcgagctccgtcgccgccgcggtacgccgccctcggtgagcccctcgccgattCCTCGCACGGGGAGCTCCCTCTCACCCTCCTCCTTCGATTTCGGCACTCACCCGGCCTTGGGCCTCGCcgtgcagggccgccgccgctcgcctcggtgcgccgccgcccaatgccgtcgcgccgcccgtccgttgccgctcctcgcctgcgccgctgcctcctccaccCCGTGCGCACCTCCCCTTCCCCGCTCTGGCCCTGCCTCGCCGTgccgccttgcgccgccgccgctaatcGTCGCCACGCGCGACgtcgtggccgcgcccacgccgggGTCAAGGCCGGCCTTGCCTTGACCTGGCCTGGTGGGCCACTGGCCGTGGGCCCAGCCTGTCAGCCGCTGGGCTGGCCGGCTGTGGGTGCCCCCAGCGTTTTCAAACATTTTTCTTGGTGCAGCAATCTTGCAAAATGTATAGAAATTTGTGTATAactcaaaaaattataaaacttattttgttgaattcctctagcttagatctactgaagaaaaatatttgtttgcatgttactttgctatagatttatatatagttttatttttcaaaagtgagtttaatgcttagtTATTTGAGTATTGCTCTAgaaatttcaaactaaattttgttagactccttgtgaggtttagttttcagtggtgcaacttgttcacatgcttccttgctgtgtaccaaagttttagcttgttttcttaTGCTTGTTCTGAAAATgttttaatatagaactttttgctggaaagtgagaatatagtaaaaccagttttgttagctttgttttcattCCTATTAcctaagataattttcttggatttgtttagttaagtttATATGCATTTTCTGATTTACcttgtttagagtggctgaaaattaatatatttatgattaattattggaaaatgcttttgctgcaaaaccaattttcatgagttccttgcCATGTTCTCTGCATGGTCATTTTTAATGGTGATTTATGCTTTTTTTAAGttaatttcttaattcttgcatcgcattcatgcattatagtgaccgaaccgtcggaggtcgaacccgtggagctgAACCCGGAATCCCGTTTGTGGTCGAGcctgaagttaacccaggcaagcagctaagcataacaCGTGGCATGCTCtctggcaagcacgtgttaactctcatctggatgataatgaccggcggttcatttaaaatagtatcaaattgggcggttctcacagatACCTGATTGTGTAAGACTGATGACACGTTCCATGCTGCTGACTGCACTGGTAGTTACCTGCATTGATTGAGGAGGCTAAGAGCTCTAAGAGAGTAGCCTTTTTTGACTCTATATTTGACCCACTAGTTCACTCTCTAAACAGATTTTTCTCTATACTGAGTGGTAAACTCCAACAAACTCGATTTCTCACTCTTCAAACCATCTCAGACATCAACCAGCCCCCGGGCTGGAATACTCAATTCCCCTCCCTCTCGACCTCCCCTTCCTGAGTTCCCTTTGCCTCGAGGCCCTGGCTTCCGAAGTTCCTAATCTTGCCGGCCGCTGCCAATGCCCCAAGCCCGCCGCGGCACCACACCACCCGTCCACCCCGCCCACTCTTCTGCTTTCCTACAGCCTGCTCTGCCGCTCCCACTCACCCGCCGTGCTGTCACTACACAGCGCCTTGGCCCTCAGCGCTCGACGTCCAACCTCCACTCCGATCCCTAGCCTGCTGCCCATTCGTCCGGCTCCCCTAGCCGCAGCACTGCCCACGGCCCGCACCCCACGACCTCCGCCGCACCTGCAGAAGAACAACTCTTGCAACGGCGTCCTCTGGCAACAGGAGCAGGACCAGGCCGCGGAGCAGACGGGCCAGCAGCTGCCAGCAGTAGCGCACGCCAGGAGCCACGGAGCGGGTAGCCAAAGCAGTGGAGCCACTCGAGCTGTGCGATGCTGAGCCTGCAGCAACACAGCGGCTTCTCGGTGGAGATGCGACCCGGTGGAGGCAAGCTGCGGAAGAGGTCCTCACCCCGCACCATGCCGAGGCTGCGGGAACTAGGCTGGGCGCCCTAAGATGGCTATTGACGCTTGCTAACGACCAATTTCAAGCGTCACTTTGACCAGAAAATCTTTGGAGTTTAAATATTTTCGTATGCATTTTATCTAAAATAATGTAGAAATACACTATGCCCCTAGAAATTATGCAAGAAAAATGGGACTAAAGTGCAGGTTATGATGACCTTATGATCCATGGGAAAAATCGCCGACCAATCAGAGCGTAGAATTCAggctcacatggatcaaagggcccacatGCAGCACTAAACTGACTTACCAGAAGCTTAGACACGTGGGAAAGGAATAAGGAGACACCTGGACACTTGCCAGAGCAAGGGCTGgttgggcccacctagcagtcgGCCGACCGGGGTGGTCGGCTGAGTGGGCCCAGGCGCCACCGACCTCCCCCTTGGACAGGAAGTTTTCTCACACTTTCCTTAAGGCAGGCAGTTTGGGGGTGCCACACATGGTCCAACCAGGTGCAAGATATCC from Panicum virgatum strain AP13 chromosome 7N, P.virgatum_v5, whole genome shotgun sequence includes the following:
- the LOC120683256 gene encoding putative inorganic phosphate transporter 1-13, whose protein sequence is MARGQLRVLNALDVARTQLYHYMAIVIAGMGFFTDAYDFFAISLVTDLIGNKYYQRDTPPIISVVINGIALCGAVPGQLVFGWLGDKMGRKRIYGVTLVLMVVMSLASGLSFGKPDRKNVVIVLCFFRFWLGFGIGGDYPLSATIMSEYANQRRRGAFIAAVFAMQGFGNLAAGIVGMVVSAAFVNSRTSHADFVWRIVLMFGAVPATLTYYWRMKMPETARYTALVAKDAKKAASDMSSVLNMEIVPEEEGVNQLARQGQYGLFSAEFARRHGIHLLGTSVCWLALDITFYSLNLFMKEIFTNVGLIRIRDGDNPFMRMTNVTALHTVIALCGTLPGYFFTVAFVDRIGRVRIQLLGFTMMSVFIVCLAGPYKYWTEHKSGFAVMYGMTTFFANFGPNTTTFIIAAEIFPARLRSTCHGISGAFGKVGAIIGVFGFGLVLPAEKQVSPEKQIRTILFVLVGCNLVGLVFTLLLPESKGMALEQITGEIEEHEPQLDAAAVAAAECVHEVPV